In Babylonia areolata isolate BAREFJ2019XMU chromosome 19, ASM4173473v1, whole genome shotgun sequence, a single window of DNA contains:
- the LOC143293589 gene encoding F-box/WD repeat-containing protein 1A-like, with protein MMAETETNMETCSLSDERIDDRKMDPTTIVKSLSDPVEESEQFLKESEICIKMFERWNEVEQVTFVENLLSRMCHYQHGQINTFLKPMLQRDFISALPAKGLDHIAENILAYLDAKSLCAAELVCKEWYRVISEGNLWKKLIERKVLTDSQWKGLSERRTWDKYLFKQRLGEEQKDHKYYRLLYPQIIQDIERIENNWRTGRHALQRIHCRSETSKGVYCLQYDDNKIISGLRDNTIKVWDRHTLECVQVLTGHTGSVLCLQYDETIIISGSSDSTVRVWEVKSGEMMNTLIHHCEAVLHLRFCDGIMVTCSKDRSIAVWDMQSPTEINLRRVLVGHRAAVNVVDFDEKYIVSASGDRTIKVWNTSTCEFVRTLNGHKRGIACLQYRDRLVVSGSSDNTIRLWDIECGACLRVLEGHEELVRCIRFDNKRIVSGAYDGKIKVWDLQAALDPRAPAGTLCLRTLVEHSGRVFRLQFDEFQIVSSSHDDTILIWDFLNVPVPEGSRSPARTYTYVTK; from the exons ATGATggctgaaacagagacaaacatggaAACATGCAGTTTGTCTGATGAGCGAATAGATGACCGAAAG ATGGATCCTACAACCATTGTCAAGAGCCTGTCTGATCCAGTGGAGGAAAGTGAACAGTTTTTAAAAGAGAGTGAAATTTGTATCAAGATGTTTGAACGGTGGAATGAAGTAGAGCAAGTGACATTTGTTGAGAATCTTCTATCCCGTATGTGCCATTACCAGCATGGTCAAATCAACACTTTCCTGAAACCCATGCTGCAGAGAGATTTTATTTCTGCTCTACCAG CCAAAGGTCTGGATCACATAGCGGAGAACATCCTGGCATACTTGGATGCGAAGTCACTGTGTGCGGCAGAGCTGGTGTGCAAAGAGTGGTACCGAGTCATTTCAGAGGGTAACTTGTGGAAGAAACTCATTGAGAGGAAAGTGCTCACAGACAGCCAGTGGAAGGGACTCTCAGAAAGGAGGACATG GGACAAGTATTTGTTCAAGCAAAGGCtgggagaggaacagaaagaccaTAAGTATTACAGGCTGCTCTACCCACAGATCATCCAAGACATTGAG CGAATAGAGAACAACTGGCGGACCGGTCGTCATGCATTGCAGCGGATACATTGTCGAAGTGAGACCAGCAAGGGGGTGTACTGTCTGCAGTACGATGACAACAAGATCATCAGTGGCCTTAGGGATAACACCATTAAG GTATGGGACAGACACACGCTGGAATGTGTGCAAGTGCTGACAGGCCACACGGGCTCTGTGCTGTGCCTGCAGTACGATGAAACCATCATCATCTCTGGCTCCAGTGACTCTACAGTCCG GGTGTGGGAGGTCAAGTCTGGGGAGATGATGAACACCCTGATCCACCACTGTGAGGCTGTGCTTCATCTGCGCTTCTGCGACGGCATCATGGTCACCTGTTCCAAG GATCGCTCCATTGCTGTGTGGGACATGCAGTCACCCACAGAGATCAACCTGCGGCGTGTGCTGGTGGGGCATCGTGCCGCCGTCAATGTGGTCGACTTCGATGAGAAATACATCGTGTCCGCCTCAGGAGACAGGACCATTAAG GTGTGGAACACATCCACTTGTGAATTTGTTCGCACACTTAATGGTCACAAGCGCGGCATTGCCTGCTTGCAGTACAGGGACCGTCTTGTCGTCAGTGGAAGCTCAGATAACACAATCAG GCTGTGGGACATTGAATGTGGAGCATGTCTGAGGGTGTTGGAAGGTCATGAGGAGCTGGTGCGCTGTATCCGCTTTGACAACAAGCGCATTGTCAGTGGAGCCTATGACGG CAAAATCAAGGTGTGGGATCTGCAGGCCGCCCTGGACCCCCGCGCACCAGCTGGCACTCTGTGCCTTCGCACTCTTGTG GAACATTCAGGGAGAGTCTTCCGACTGCAGTTTGATGAATTCCAGATTGTGAGCAGTTCACATGATGACACAATCCTTATTTGGGACTTTCTGAATGTGCCAGTGCCAGAAGGCTCACGCTCTCCTGCCAGAACCTACACCTATGTCACGAAATGA